A region from the Vicia villosa cultivar HV-30 ecotype Madison, WI linkage group LG3, Vvil1.0, whole genome shotgun sequence genome encodes:
- the LOC131657662 gene encoding uncharacterized protein LOC131657662, whose product MPVLVTGDTGSDIPLLAGHEDEPVLEPIRYLGGLVDASLLTGMTIMQLGIYGMERDPKRFYNYDRKIAGLAQPDEPWFQDVLAASGLRDLCQVGYTKIHNGMLMAIAERWRLETSSFHLPHGEITITLDDVACLLHLPIRGTLIGHGRLTNEEAMEMPIAELGCKPDDALEEAERTRGAQVRFHTWLRLYDAELLAAHQAVGDEVEADIHKERALRCYFLYLIDTQLFMDMSSSYTDVVYLMYLSDTTHIHEYNWGATVLAYGYYRLGEGCLWKAWILQHFPDIIGWGEVPTYIELMPRASRFNPRRGNREPLPYRRELGRIAAEDIRSDCYVEHRETVSFDEITLYSGWLDTTLTIIVRQLLERVTHGLFSEGSAERRVVDTMIKLAQEVFLYRRNRARTGRALDARGRARSGRGGRGGGGRGGEQQDDVRHTQ is encoded by the exons ATGCCTGTGCTAGTGACGGGCGATACAGGATCTGATATACCACTTCTGGCGGGACACGAGGATGAGCCGGTGCTAGAGCCTATCAGGTATCTTGGGGGTCTTGTAGACGCATCCCTTTTGACAGGTATGACGATCATGCAGTTAGGCATATATGGAATGGAGAG GGATCCAAAGAGGTTCTACAACTACGACCGGAAAATTGCAGGTCTTGCACAGCCTGACGAGCCGTGGTTCCAGGATGTACTAGCAGCTTCTGGCCTGAGAGACCTCTGTCAGGTGGGCTACACGAAGATACATAATGGGATGTTGATGGCAATTGCAGAGAGATGGCGTCTGGAGACTTCCTCATTTCATCTTCCTCACGGCGAGATTACCATCACCCTAGATGATGTGGCATGCCTCCTGCATCTACCTATCAGGGGTACCCTCATTGGTCACGGTAGGCTAACGAATGAGGAAGCGATGGAGATGCCGATTGCTGAACTGGGGTGCAAACCAGATGACGCACTTGAGGAGGCGGAGAGGACCCGCGGGGCGCAAGTGAGGTTTCACACCTGGCTGAGGTTATATGACGCTGAGCTTCTTGCGGCACATCAGGCTGTTGGCGACGAGGTGGAGGCGGATATACACAAAGAGCGGGcgctgagatgttacttcctataTTTGATAGACACTCAACTCTTTATGGACATGAGTTCGTCGTACACAGACGTCGTCTACCTGATGTACTTATCGGATACAACACatatccatgagtacaactggggagCGACTGTACTGGCGTACGGTTACTATAGACTGGGAGAGGGATGCTTGTGGAAG GCTTGGATACTACAACACTTTCCAGACATTATTGGTTGGGGAGAGGTACCGACCTACATTGAGCTCATGCCGCGTGCCAGTAGATTCAACCCCCGCAGAGGGAACCGGGAGCCGTTACCTTACAGGCGCGAACTTGGTCGCATTGCTGCCGAGGACATACGTTCTGACTGCTATGTTGAGCACCGGGAGACGGTTTCCTTCGATGAGATAACGctgtattctggatggttggaCACCACCTTGACCATCATTGTACGACAACTTCTGGAGCGTGTCACGC ATGGTTTATTCTCTGAGGGGTCTGCGGAGAGGCGTGTGGTGGATACTATGATTAAGTTGGCACAAGAGGTATTTCTATACCGTAGAAATCGTGCCAGGACTGGTAGGGCACTGGACGCTAGAGGCAGAGCTAGGAGCGGTCGTGGTGGACGCGGAGGCGGAGGCCGTGGTGGAGAGCAGCAGGATGATGTTCGACACACACAGTAG